From the Gramella sp. Hel_I_59 genome, one window contains:
- a CDS encoding histidine phosphatase family protein, which yields MKRLILVRHGKSSWANELPDHKRPLKKRAYKDAELVLKNFQNFYQQGGLFWTSYAVRAHETAKLFKKNLNVKDPDFVVKEELYTFNQNELLREIQQCPDDRDQLIVFGHNPAMTILVNFLGDKKFDNVPTTGLTVIDFETDSWQSIDGGKTILHLFPKNLR from the coding sequence ATGAAGCGATTAATTTTAGTAAGACATGGCAAATCATCCTGGGCGAATGAACTTCCGGATCACAAACGACCACTAAAGAAAAGAGCTTATAAAGATGCTGAACTAGTTCTTAAAAACTTCCAGAATTTCTATCAGCAAGGCGGATTGTTCTGGACTAGTTACGCCGTTCGCGCACATGAAACTGCGAAGCTATTTAAGAAGAATTTGAATGTAAAAGATCCAGATTTTGTGGTAAAAGAAGAGCTTTACACCTTCAATCAAAATGAGTTACTTAGAGAGATACAGCAATGTCCTGATGATCGGGATCAACTTATAGTGTTTGGTCACAATCCAGCTATGACGATCCTTGTTAATTTTCTTGGAGATAAGAAATTCGATAATGTTCCAACAACGGGCCTCACAGTGATCGATTTTGAAACTGATTCCTGGCAAAGCATTGATGGAGGTAAAACCATTCTGCATCTATTCCCTAAAAATCTCCGCTAA
- the ppk1 gene encoding polyphosphate kinase 1: MANKKYTNRELSWLSFNARVLQEAADETVPLIERLRFLGIFSNNLDEFFKVRYATVKRIDLAGKAAKSVLGGIKASKLLEAITKIVIDQQSESLKILEDIQEQLKEHNIHVINENEVTYKQQDFIKNYFLSKVSPALVTIILNELPEMPSLKDSAAYLAVKMVMTEEVEQKDGIDRILKRKTKEKRYVLIEIPRNIERFVVLPEEDGKQYIILLDDLIRYNLHTIFNIFDYESLSAHMIKITRDAGLDLDSDLSKSFIEKISDSVKDRIKGDPVRFVYDKNIDSETLTYLMNKMGIDSTDSIIPGGRYHNRRDYMDFPSLGGPELQFEKREPLPIPGLILQTSVLKGIAEKDYLLYTPYQSFAYVVKFLREAALDPKVKTIKITIYRLAKISHIASSLINAVKNGKKVTVQIELRARFDEVANIRYAEQMQEEGVNLIFGVPGLKVHCKTCVIEREEEGKLKRYGFISTGNFNENTSKLYTDYTLFTADAAILKEVDMLFEFFETNYKVNKYKHLIVSPHYTRHVIYNLIQTEIDNAKNGKPAGIRLKLNSLSDNGVIDKLYMASKAGVKIKLIVRGICCLNPGIEGISDNIEAISIVDKFLEHPRVYIFENGGNRKVYISSADLMTRNLDQRVEISCPIYDEDIKQELIETFEISWSDNVKARTHCRGMDNPYRRTDGEKVRSQFALYDYYLRKTEIYE; encoded by the coding sequence ATGGCTAATAAGAAATATACGAACCGCGAATTAAGCTGGTTAAGCTTTAACGCGAGAGTTTTACAGGAAGCGGCAGACGAAACAGTGCCTTTGATAGAAAGATTGAGATTCCTGGGAATCTTCTCAAATAACCTTGATGAATTCTTTAAGGTGCGTTATGCAACCGTTAAACGGATTGATCTTGCCGGGAAAGCTGCTAAAAGTGTTCTTGGCGGAATTAAGGCGAGTAAACTTCTGGAGGCAATTACCAAAATCGTAATAGATCAACAGTCTGAAAGTCTCAAGATCCTTGAAGACATTCAGGAACAGCTAAAGGAACACAATATTCACGTTATCAATGAGAATGAAGTAACCTACAAACAGCAGGACTTTATTAAAAACTATTTTTTAAGCAAGGTGAGTCCGGCCCTGGTTACTATTATTCTGAATGAACTTCCGGAAATGCCGTCTTTAAAGGATTCCGCAGCATATCTGGCGGTGAAGATGGTTATGACAGAAGAAGTAGAGCAGAAAGATGGAATAGACAGGATCTTAAAGAGAAAAACTAAGGAAAAACGGTATGTCTTAATTGAGATCCCACGGAATATCGAACGATTTGTGGTACTTCCAGAGGAGGATGGTAAGCAATACATTATTCTTCTTGATGACCTCATTCGGTATAACCTGCATACTATTTTCAATATTTTCGATTATGAGAGTCTTTCGGCACACATGATCAAAATTACACGGGACGCTGGACTGGATCTGGATAGTGACCTTAGTAAAAGCTTTATTGAAAAGATTTCAGATAGTGTAAAGGACCGAATAAAAGGCGATCCTGTTCGCTTTGTATATGACAAGAATATTGATAGCGAGACGCTTACTTATTTGATGAATAAAATGGGTATCGATTCTACCGATAGTATCATACCTGGCGGTCGATATCATAACAGGAGGGATTATATGGATTTTCCGAGTCTTGGAGGGCCAGAGCTACAATTCGAAAAACGGGAGCCCCTGCCAATTCCCGGCTTGATTCTCCAAACAAGTGTTCTAAAGGGTATTGCTGAAAAGGATTACCTATTATATACTCCTTACCAGAGTTTTGCTTATGTAGTTAAATTCTTGAGAGAGGCAGCCCTGGATCCAAAGGTTAAAACAATTAAGATCACAATCTACAGGCTGGCAAAGATTTCACATATCGCCAGCTCCCTGATCAACGCTGTTAAAAATGGCAAAAAAGTAACTGTTCAGATCGAATTGCGAGCAAGGTTCGATGAAGTAGCAAATATTCGTTATGCTGAACAAATGCAGGAAGAAGGTGTTAATTTAATTTTTGGAGTTCCGGGACTTAAAGTACATTGTAAAACCTGTGTGATAGAGCGTGAAGAAGAAGGTAAACTCAAGAGATACGGTTTTATAAGTACAGGAAACTTTAATGAAAATACCTCCAAGCTATATACAGATTATACGCTTTTCACCGCAGATGCTGCTATTCTGAAGGAAGTAGATATGCTCTTTGAATTTTTCGAGACGAATTACAAGGTTAACAAGTATAAGCATTTGATAGTTTCGCCACATTATACGAGACATGTCATTTATAATCTTATTCAGACTGAAATAGATAATGCGAAGAACGGAAAGCCTGCAGGTATCAGATTAAAGTTGAATAGTTTATCAGATAATGGAGTGATTGATAAATTATACATGGCCAGTAAAGCCGGTGTGAAAATTAAATTGATTGTTCGCGGAATCTGTTGCCTCAATCCGGGCATTGAAGGAATTAGTGATAATATCGAAGCTATCAGCATTGTAGATAAATTTCTGGAGCATCCAAGAGTTTATATTTTCGAGAATGGTGGAAATCGTAAGGTTTATATTTCATCTGCAGACCTTATGACTAGAAATCTCGATCAACGGGTTGAAATTTCCTGTCCGATTTATGATGAAGATATCAAGCAGGAACTTATTGAAACCTTCGAAATTAGCTGGAGTGATAATGTGAAAGCCAGAACACATTGTAGAGGAATGGACAATCCTTACAGACGTACCGATGGTGAAAAGGTAAGGTCCCAGTTCGCACTTTATGATTATTATTTAAGAAAAACTGAAATTTACGAATGA
- a CDS encoding rod shape-determining protein has product MIKQKNFAAIDIGSNAVRLLVSTITEKEGKEPMFRKTSLVRVPIRLGADVFLKKKVSEKNTMRMIDTMHAFNLLMKSHGVEKYKAYATSAMREATNGNEIATIIKEKSGINIEIIDGSHEAAIIAATDLHALIQNDCNYLYVDVGGGSTEYTMYSNGKTVASRSFKVGTVRMMEDLVEHRTWEEMREWVKETTRDYDDIDLIGSGGNINNIFKTSAKKEGKALSLKYMKDYDEKLNSYTYEERITELDLKNDRADVIIPATKIYVNSMKWARANWIHVPKIGLADGIIKSLYNDSKRKKV; this is encoded by the coding sequence ATGATCAAACAAAAAAATTTCGCCGCTATAGATATTGGATCCAATGCTGTAAGACTATTGGTATCAACTATCACCGAAAAAGAGGGTAAAGAACCAATGTTTCGTAAAACCTCTCTAGTACGTGTACCTATAAGACTGGGCGCAGATGTGTTCCTGAAGAAGAAAGTTTCAGAAAAGAATACCATGCGTATGATAGATACGATGCATGCCTTTAATCTTTTAATGAAATCTCATGGCGTGGAAAAATATAAGGCATACGCAACGTCGGCAATGCGGGAAGCAACAAATGGGAACGAGATTGCCACTATAATAAAGGAGAAATCTGGAATTAATATAGAAATCATTGACGGATCTCATGAAGCTGCGATCATCGCCGCTACAGATCTCCACGCACTTATCCAGAACGATTGTAATTATCTATATGTGGATGTTGGGGGTGGAAGTACAGAGTACACCATGTATAGTAATGGGAAAACGGTCGCTTCCAGATCGTTCAAAGTTGGAACTGTTAGAATGATGGAAGACCTTGTTGAGCATCGTACCTGGGAAGAAATGCGGGAATGGGTTAAAGAAACTACCAGGGATTACGATGATATTGATCTTATAGGTTCCGGAGGAAATATCAACAATATTTTCAAAACCAGTGCAAAGAAGGAAGGGAAGGCTCTTAGTTTGAAGTATATGAAAGACTATGATGAAAAACTGAATTCTTATACTTACGAGGAGCGAATCACCGAACTGGATCTAAAGAATGACCGTGCAGACGTGATCATTCCAGCTACGAAGATCTATGTAAACTCCATGAAATGGGCTCGTGCCAACTGGATCCATGTACCTAAAATCGGACTTGCAGATGGTATCATTAAATCTCTTTATAATGATTCTAAGAGGAAAAAGGTCTAA
- a CDS encoding tRNA-(ms[2]io[6]A)-hydroxylase, whose translation MLGLKLPTDPRWADIAEKNIEEILVDHAYCEQKAASTAISLIVSFPEYSDLVNAMTALAREEMGHFKMVHDRLLNMGFKMGWDRKDEYVIQLLKFFPKGGSRSTQLVHRLLIAGLIEARSCERFRLLSEELENKDLAKFYRDLMISEANHYTMFLKFARQYGEDRKVVDQKWEDLLEFEAKIMKDLGTKESIHG comes from the coding sequence ATGTTAGGATTAAAATTACCTACCGACCCGAGATGGGCTGATATTGCAGAGAAAAATATTGAAGAGATTCTTGTTGATCACGCATACTGTGAACAAAAAGCAGCTTCAACAGCTATTTCCCTCATCGTAAGTTTCCCGGAATATTCTGACCTTGTGAACGCCATGACCGCACTTGCAAGAGAAGAAATGGGGCATTTCAAAATGGTACACGACCGTCTGCTAAATATGGGATTCAAAATGGGTTGGGATCGTAAAGATGAATATGTTATACAACTTTTAAAGTTTTTCCCTAAGGGTGGTAGCAGATCCACTCAACTGGTACATCGTCTTCTTATCGCTGGTTTGATCGAAGCCCGTAGCTGCGAACGTTTCAGACTACTTTCTGAAGAACTGGAAAATAAAGATCTGGCAAAATTTTATCGTGACCTTATGATAAGCGAAGCGAACCACTATACGATGTTCCTGAAGTTCGCCCGGCAATATGGCGAAGACCGGAAAGTAGTAGATCAAAAATGGGAAGATCTACTGGAATTTGAAGCTAAGATCATGAAAGACCTGGGAACTAAAGAAAGTATTCACGGTTAG
- a CDS encoding DNA polymerase III subunit gamma/tau gives MEHFVVSARKYRPQTFKDVVGQQAITNTLANAIHNNHLAQALLFTGPRGVGKTTCARILAKMINHDGTQAPDEDFAFNIFELDAASNNSVDDIRNLIDQVRIPPQVGKYKVYIIDEVHMLSASAFNAFLKTLEEPPKHAIFILATTEKHKIIPTILSRCQIFDFKRITVTDAKNYLGYIAEQEGVKAEDDALHIIAQKADGAMRDALSIYDRVVSFSGNELTRQAVTENLNVLDYDTYMQVTDMILANDIPQSLLKFNEILSTGFDGHHFIAGLASHFRDLLVCKDQKTIQLLEVGEQTKARYFEQSQQTSHQFLMEAIELANSCDLKYKTSQNQRLLVELCLMQLASITFDTQKKKSDRNIVPPEHFTQHSVQISNEKKELLRENEHDSSTPAEDIGLPDPKKAPESCAKPEEATYYSKESPSDSTETSTDTNTNATETKSETVANQDSLNLPKQTSTATEKTEVQEVREVTEEKPVGTKKIFPEIKREKVSGLSLKSIGKKKELAEKQKAMLPVEEVMDDEFSEEDMVREWKNYSEKLKNKGEKILASIFESQTPSLENRDIHLTFPNETMKIDLEREENRLMNFLKARLRNTHIRLIIHVDEAVSKKYAFTPQEKYEKLKEANPLLDQLRATFDLDV, from the coding sequence ATGGAACATTTTGTAGTATCAGCACGTAAATACAGGCCTCAAACATTCAAAGATGTTGTTGGACAGCAAGCGATCACCAATACGCTCGCGAACGCGATCCATAACAACCATCTTGCCCAGGCTTTGTTATTTACGGGACCTCGTGGTGTAGGTAAAACTACCTGCGCGCGTATCCTTGCAAAAATGATCAACCATGATGGCACACAGGCTCCAGACGAAGATTTTGCTTTTAATATTTTTGAACTGGATGCTGCTTCGAACAACTCGGTAGATGATATTCGAAATCTTATTGACCAGGTTCGTATTCCGCCACAGGTTGGAAAATATAAGGTCTATATTATAGATGAGGTGCATATGCTATCTGCCTCTGCATTTAATGCATTTCTGAAGACTTTAGAAGAACCGCCAAAACATGCTATTTTTATACTGGCCACGACAGAAAAGCACAAGATCATTCCAACGATCCTGTCCCGTTGCCAGATCTTTGATTTTAAGAGAATTACTGTTACAGATGCGAAGAACTATCTCGGTTATATCGCTGAACAGGAAGGTGTAAAAGCAGAAGATGACGCCTTGCATATTATCGCTCAAAAAGCTGATGGTGCCATGCGGGATGCATTATCTATCTATGATCGTGTGGTTAGTTTCAGTGGAAATGAGCTTACCAGACAGGCAGTTACAGAAAATCTGAACGTTCTGGATTATGACACTTATATGCAGGTAACCGATATGATTCTCGCGAATGATATTCCTCAATCACTTCTGAAATTTAATGAAATCCTATCTACAGGATTTGATGGACATCATTTTATTGCAGGATTGGCTTCGCACTTTAGAGATCTTCTGGTTTGCAAAGATCAAAAAACCATCCAATTGCTAGAAGTCGGAGAACAGACGAAAGCTCGTTATTTTGAACAGTCTCAACAAACTTCACATCAATTTTTGATGGAAGCAATCGAATTGGCAAATTCCTGCGATTTAAAATATAAAACGAGTCAGAATCAAAGATTGCTAGTTGAACTTTGCTTAATGCAACTGGCATCGATCACTTTCGATACTCAAAAAAAAAAGTCTGATCGCAACATAGTTCCCCCGGAACATTTCACTCAACATTCGGTTCAAATATCGAACGAGAAGAAGGAATTGCTAAGGGAAAATGAGCATGACAGCTCTACTCCTGCTGAAGATATTGGCCTTCCAGATCCTAAAAAAGCACCAGAATCGTGTGCTAAACCAGAAGAGGCAACTTATTATTCTAAAGAGAGTCCTTCAGATTCTACGGAAACTTCAACTGATACTAATACTAATGCTACTGAAACCAAATCTGAAACAGTTGCAAATCAGGATTCTTTAAACCTTCCGAAGCAGACATCGACCGCTACTGAAAAAACCGAAGTACAAGAGGTTAGGGAAGTTACTGAAGAGAAACCTGTTGGAACGAAAAAGATTTTTCCGGAGATCAAACGGGAAAAGGTTTCTGGCCTGTCTTTAAAAAGTATTGGTAAGAAAAAGGAACTAGCGGAAAAACAAAAAGCGATGTTACCTGTTGAAGAGGTAATGGATGATGAGTTTTCCGAAGAAGATATGGTACGGGAGTGGAAAAATTATTCAGAAAAACTGAAGAATAAAGGTGAAAAGATTCTCGCATCTATATTCGAATCGCAAACACCCAGCCTTGAAAATAGAGATATTCATCTCACCTTTCCGAATGAAACGATGAAGATCGATCTGGAACGGGAAGAAAACAGACTGATGAATTTTCTAAAAGCCAGACTTAGAAATACGCATATCAGGCTGATCATTCATGTGGACGAAGCTGTTTCTAAAAAGTACGCGTTTACTCCGCAGGAAAAATACGAAAAACTGAAAGAGGCCAATCCTCTACTCGACCAATTGCGAGCAACTTTTGATTTAGATGTATAA
- a CDS encoding glycoside hydrolase family 16 protein, which yields MECCPRIRSFKGLQLTAAFTILLFTSAMMNAQEMKLVWQDEFNHSGKPDPNKWSYETGFIRNLEAQYYTSRKKNVRVRNGKLIITARNEYYENPDYDPAIKDYRLNTPETNYTSGSIHTSGKFDFKYGRIDVRASLPKAAGSWPAIWMLGLNFEDVVYPEAGEIDIMEHVGKNQGEIHGSVHYANDKNEMVSKTDTIYIDNVSEEFHVYSVDWNRDRIQFLVDNKVYHTFEIANAGTGNNPFRKPFFILINLALGGKWAGEIDDSKFPQKFKIDYVRVYQQIEN from the coding sequence ATGGAATGCTGCCCCAGAATTAGAAGTTTTAAAGGGTTACAATTAACCGCTGCTTTTACTATTCTACTTTTTACAAGCGCGATGATGAATGCTCAGGAAATGAAACTGGTATGGCAAGACGAATTCAATCATTCAGGAAAACCAGATCCAAATAAATGGAGTTACGAAACTGGATTCATTAGGAATCTGGAAGCACAGTATTATACTTCTAGAAAGAAAAACGTCCGCGTTAGAAATGGTAAATTAATTATAACCGCCAGGAACGAGTATTATGAAAACCCAGATTACGATCCTGCAATAAAAGATTATCGCCTCAACACACCGGAAACCAATTACACTTCTGGTAGCATTCACACCTCAGGAAAGTTTGATTTCAAATATGGCCGAATAGATGTTCGAGCGAGTTTACCAAAGGCTGCCGGCTCCTGGCCAGCTATATGGATGTTAGGTTTAAATTTCGAAGATGTAGTGTACCCGGAAGCTGGTGAGATCGATATTATGGAACACGTTGGGAAAAACCAGGGAGAAATTCATGGAAGTGTTCATTATGCCAATGATAAAAACGAGATGGTTTCCAAAACTGACACTATATATATCGATAATGTTTCAGAAGAATTCCATGTGTATTCAGTAGACTGGAACAGGGATCGCATCCAATTTCTGGTAGATAATAAAGTATATCATACGTTTGAAATTGCAAATGCCGGAACCGGTAACAATCCGTTTAGAAAACCATTCTTTATACTGATAAATCTAGCACTTGGAGGGAAATGGGCTGGCGAGATCGATGATTCGAAGTTTCCGCAGAAATTCAAGATCGATTATGTACGGGTGTACCAGCAAATTGAGAATTAA
- a CDS encoding RsmD family RNA methyltransferase, giving the protein MRIISGKHKGRRISAPSKLPVRPTTDMAKEALFNILNNQYHLSELKVLDLFSGTGNLAFEFGSRGAKDITAVDAHFDCVKFIKKTSEELELPIMAIKSDVYKYLEKGAMKSDLIFADPPYDFTADQFGKISRIIFDRDLLNEDGSLIIEHSKHTDLSQLPHYSHQRKYGSSVFSFFE; this is encoded by the coding sequence ATGAGAATCATATCAGGAAAGCATAAAGGGCGACGTATATCCGCTCCTTCCAAATTGCCAGTGAGACCAACAACAGATATGGCTAAGGAAGCGCTGTTTAATATTCTGAATAACCAGTATCACCTATCAGAACTTAAAGTACTTGATCTATTTTCAGGAACAGGGAATTTAGCATTTGAATTCGGTTCCCGTGGCGCTAAAGATATAACTGCTGTAGATGCTCATTTTGACTGCGTTAAATTTATAAAGAAAACGTCTGAAGAACTGGAGCTTCCAATAATGGCTATTAAAAGCGATGTTTATAAGTATCTCGAAAAAGGAGCCATGAAATCTGATCTTATTTTCGCAGACCCTCCCTACGATTTTACTGCAGATCAATTTGGAAAGATCTCCAGAATCATCTTTGATCGTGACCTGCTAAACGAGGATGGTTCATTGATCATTGAACATTCCAAACACACCGATCTAAGTCAGTTGCCACATTATAGTCATCAAAGAAAATACGGAAGCAGCGTTTTTAGTTTCTTCGAATAA
- a CDS encoding DUF3822 family protein, which produces MGLTDMVEIATTTNNIKANKKMSIQVSLDGLSFCILDKERQEIEYLKSFNFEKQLDPIKVLSRIELIIEEEPILQQPVQEASLFFTNTLFTLVPSDLFDEEYAVSFLKFNTKILKTDFIAHDEINNELVNVYIPYANIINYFFDMFGEFEYRHSLSILIDSLLKINSSEKPIVYLHTHLHHYELVVIQNSKLIFANSFEFDTKEDFIYYLLFTLEQLELDPKEVELILLGDIKKDSEEYNIAYRYITNISFLDVFHTFSFSEEAKPKYPLADYLTIKSLS; this is translated from the coding sequence ATGGGTTTGACAGATATGGTGGAGATAGCGACAACGACTAATAATATCAAAGCAAATAAAAAAATGTCCATTCAGGTTAGCCTGGATGGACTTTCTTTTTGTATCTTGGATAAAGAGCGCCAGGAGATCGAGTATTTGAAAAGCTTCAACTTTGAAAAACAACTGGATCCGATAAAAGTACTTTCCAGGATAGAACTTATTATTGAAGAAGAGCCTATACTTCAGCAACCGGTTCAGGAAGCAAGTTTATTTTTTACCAACACACTTTTCACGCTGGTTCCTTCAGATTTATTTGATGAAGAATATGCAGTAAGTTTCCTGAAGTTTAATACCAAGATCCTCAAAACCGACTTTATTGCTCATGATGAGATCAATAACGAACTGGTTAACGTCTATATTCCCTACGCCAATATCATAAACTATTTCTTTGATATGTTTGGTGAATTTGAATACCGGCACAGCCTGAGTATTCTTATTGATAGCCTACTGAAGATAAATTCTTCGGAAAAGCCCATTGTTTATCTACATACTCATTTGCATCATTACGAATTGGTAGTGATCCAGAACTCTAAATTGATCTTCGCTAATAGTTTCGAATTTGATACTAAAGAAGATTTTATTTACTATCTGCTATTTACTCTTGAACAACTTGAGTTGGATCCAAAGGAGGTAGAATTGATCTTACTGGGTGATATCAAAAAGGATTCAGAAGAATATAATATAGCGTACAGATACATCACGAATATTTCCTTTTTAGACGTATTTCATACTTTCAGTTTTTCCGAAGAAGCGAAGCCGAAGTATCCATTGGCCGATTATCTAACAATTAAAAGTCTATCATGA
- a CDS encoding ATP-binding domain-containing protein, with protein MDIPTPDSFFKLLIQDLEFQPTTKQDIALQMLSKFVVEGGRDKLFLLKGFAGTGKTTIISTLTKNLWKIRKSGILLAPTGRAAKVISNYSKKEAFTIHKKIYFPKKSGNGGVQFTLQPNKHKNSLFIVDEASMISDDGGNSKLFENGSLLDDLIEYVYAGHNCQLILIGDTAQLPPVKMDLSPALEEEKLGLNYNKEVSFIELDEVVRQSEGSDILHNATLIRESLQEEFYESFQFELSSNADVIRLTDGYEIMDAIQDSYGENGHEDTSIIVRSNKRANMYNQQIRSRILFQEDELSPGDYLMVVKNNYFWIKPTSEAGFIANGDIVKVLEIFGFKELYGFRFAEVQVQMVDYPKMSPFETVIMLDTLTTNTPSLTYEESNRLYEEVKKDYAHERSKYKQFMNVKNNKYFNALQIKFSYAITCHKSQGGQWKNVFIEQPYLPNGVGKEYLRWLYTAITRAQEKLYLIGFGDDFFAGK; from the coding sequence ATGGATATACCCACGCCGGATTCCTTCTTCAAATTACTTATTCAGGACCTTGAATTTCAACCAACCACAAAACAGGATATAGCTTTACAAATGCTTTCTAAATTCGTTGTGGAAGGAGGGCGAGATAAGTTGTTCTTACTGAAGGGTTTCGCTGGTACGGGTAAAACTACCATAATAAGTACGCTTACCAAGAATTTATGGAAGATCCGGAAGTCCGGAATTCTACTGGCACCAACGGGAAGAGCCGCTAAGGTAATCTCCAATTACTCTAAAAAAGAAGCATTCACTATTCATAAGAAGATCTATTTTCCGAAAAAATCGGGAAATGGCGGTGTTCAATTTACTTTACAACCTAACAAGCACAAGAACAGCCTTTTCATTGTTGATGAAGCATCGATGATCTCAGATGATGGTGGAAACTCCAAACTTTTCGAAAATGGTTCACTGCTAGATGATCTAATCGAGTATGTCTATGCAGGGCACAATTGCCAGCTGATCCTAATAGGAGATACTGCACAGCTACCACCGGTGAAAATGGATCTTAGTCCGGCACTTGAAGAAGAGAAACTGGGGCTTAACTATAATAAGGAGGTTTCTTTTATTGAACTTGATGAAGTAGTAAGGCAAAGTGAAGGCAGTGATATTTTGCACAACGCGACTCTTATCCGGGAAAGCCTGCAGGAGGAATTCTATGAGAGCTTTCAATTCGAGCTTTCTAGCAATGCAGATGTGATTCGATTAACAGATGGATACGAGATCATGGATGCTATTCAGGATTCCTATGGGGAGAATGGACATGAAGATACTAGTATTATTGTACGGTCCAATAAACGGGCGAATATGTACAATCAACAAATAAGATCTCGAATCCTGTTCCAGGAAGATGAACTTTCTCCTGGCGATTATTTGATGGTTGTGAAGAATAATTATTTCTGGATCAAACCAACCAGTGAGGCCGGGTTTATTGCAAATGGAGATATTGTAAAAGTGCTGGAGATCTTCGGATTTAAAGAATTGTACGGATTCAGATTTGCTGAAGTGCAGGTGCAAATGGTGGATTATCCTAAAATGAGTCCTTTCGAAACGGTGATCATGCTGGATACACTTACCACAAATACACCTTCGCTTACCTACGAAGAATCAAACCGACTCTACGAAGAAGTAAAAAAGGATTACGCGCATGAAAGATCTAAGTACAAACAGTTCATGAACGTAAAGAACAATAAATACTTCAATGCGCTCCAGATCAAATTCTCTTATGCGATCACCTGTCATAAGTCCCAGGGTGGCCAGTGGAAAAATGTATTTATCGAGCAACCTTACTTGCCAAACGGAGTAGGGAAGGAGTACCTACGATGGTTATATACTGCGATTACCAGAGCCCAGGAGAAATTATATCTTATTGGATTTGGGGACGATTTTTTCGCTGGCAAGTAA
- the kdsB gene encoding 3-deoxy-manno-octulosonate cytidylyltransferase encodes MQDSSKLRVIAMIPARYEASRFPGKLMQDLNGQTVIATTYEAAKSTGLFDEVYVVTDDDRIYDEVIKVGGKVVLSQKEHECGSDRIAEAVENMDVDIVVNVQGDEPFIDTNSLTKLLEVFQQPGSQEIDLASLKTELKDLEEINNPNNVKVITGKDQSALYFSRFPIPYPRDTSVETVYYKHVGIYAFRKSALMDFYRLPMLPLEASEKIECIRYLEYGKKIKMVETSVKSIGIDTPEDLEKARKLLANC; translated from the coding sequence ATGCAAGATTCTTCAAAATTACGTGTTATTGCAATGATCCCAGCGCGATATGAAGCTTCCAGGTTTCCAGGTAAATTAATGCAGGATTTAAATGGACAAACGGTAATTGCCACAACCTACGAGGCGGCTAAGAGCACCGGGCTTTTCGATGAAGTTTATGTGGTGACAGATGATGATCGTATTTATGATGAAGTGATCAAAGTTGGAGGTAAGGTTGTACTTAGCCAGAAAGAGCACGAATGCGGCAGTGATAGAATCGCTGAAGCTGTAGAGAATATGGATGTAGATATTGTTGTGAACGTACAGGGAGATGAACCATTTATTGACACCAATAGTCTAACGAAATTACTGGAAGTTTTCCAGCAACCAGGTTCCCAAGAAATAGATCTGGCAAGTTTAAAAACTGAACTTAAAGATCTGGAGGAGATCAATAATCCTAATAATGTAAAGGTGATCACCGGGAAAGACCAGTCTGCCTTATACTTCTCTAGATTCCCTATTCCTTACCCAAGAGACACTTCGGTGGAAACTGTTTACTATAAACATGTTGGAATTTACGCATTTAGAAAATCTGCTTTAATGGATTTCTATCGTTTACCAATGTTGCCATTAGAAGCTTCAGAAAAGATAGAATGTATTCGTTATCTGGAGTATGGCAAGAAGATTAAAATGGTTGAAACCAGTGTAAAAAGTATTGGGATCGATACTCCGGAAGACCTTGAGAAAGCCAGAAAATTGCTAGCTAATTGCTAA